A single Dechloromonas denitrificans DNA region contains:
- a CDS encoding haloacid dehalogenase-like hydrolase has product MKHRSAALLLAAVFSATMLGACSTEPVSGVSQSQSAIKLADRNWDNFNRAKIEKFLNTYGKNSPSYNPAKPPYAVFDWDNTMVFLDVEEATFIYQLENLRFAMTPEQMDKALRMEVPKTNFAKDYNNAAGQPVNIDLVVPDAVDSYRWIYNNYKGMKGQLSLADVKKNPHYANFTTKARYMYEAIGDTFDVSIAYPWVLYLFTGMNEQQVRQMVNETLEWQKTQPIEKVKWTSPASLLGKAGVVSVSWKNGLRLMPEMQDVFTAFREAGIDIWVCTASFVDVIKEISSNPNYGYNNPADRVIGMELERDANGIIQTEFRRGYVQTQQKGKTKAIERFLVSKYGYGPSFVAGDSEGDMNMMQDFADTKLVLIVNRLKGKDIATLSKQAVDSYRTPDAKILLQGRNDNTGEFVKSQAHIKFGATQGQILK; this is encoded by the coding sequence ATGAAACACAGATCCGCTGCACTGTTACTTGCTGCAGTCTTTTCCGCCACGATGCTCGGCGCCTGTTCGACGGAGCCGGTATCCGGAGTATCCCAAAGCCAGTCGGCGATAAAGCTCGCCGATCGCAACTGGGACAACTTCAACCGGGCGAAAATCGAAAAGTTTCTCAACACCTACGGCAAGAACAGTCCCTCATACAATCCGGCGAAGCCGCCTTACGCCGTTTTCGACTGGGATAACACGATGGTTTTCCTCGATGTCGAGGAAGCAACCTTCATTTATCAGTTGGAGAATCTCCGCTTTGCCATGACGCCGGAACAGATGGACAAGGCGTTGCGGATGGAGGTGCCGAAAACCAATTTCGCCAAGGATTACAACAACGCGGCCGGTCAGCCGGTCAATATCGATCTGGTTGTTCCTGATGCGGTCGACAGCTACCGCTGGATCTACAACAACTACAAAGGCATGAAGGGCCAACTGTCGCTGGCTGACGTCAAGAAGAATCCGCATTACGCGAATTTCACGACCAAAGCCCGCTACATGTATGAGGCGATTGGCGACACCTTCGACGTCTCGATTGCCTATCCTTGGGTTCTCTATCTATTCACCGGGATGAACGAGCAGCAAGTTCGCCAGATGGTCAACGAGACGCTCGAATGGCAAAAGACGCAGCCGATCGAGAAAGTTAAATGGACCAGCCCGGCTTCGCTGCTAGGCAAAGCCGGCGTTGTCTCGGTCAGTTGGAAGAACGGTCTGCGCCTGATGCCGGAAATGCAGGACGTGTTCACCGCCTTCCGTGAAGCGGGTATCGATATCTGGGTCTGCACGGCATCCTTTGTCGATGTGATCAAGGAAATTTCGTCGAACCCGAATTACGGCTACAACAATCCGGCTGATCGGGTAATCGGCATGGAACTCGAGCGGGACGCGAACGGCATCATCCAGACCGAATTCCGGCGTGGTTATGTGCAAACACAACAGAAAGGCAAAACCAAGGCGATCGAACGCTTCCTGGTTTCGAAATATGGTTATGGTCCGAGTTTTGTGGCCGGCGACAGCGAAGGCGACATGAACATGATGCAGGACTTTGCCGACACGAAACTGGTGCTGATCGTCAATCGTCTGAAGGGCAAGGACATCGCCACGCTGTCAAAACAGGCAGTGGACTCCTACCGCACGCCGGATGCGAAGATTTTGCTGCAGGGGCGCAACGACAACACGGGTGAATTCGTGAAGTCGCAAGCCCACATCAAGTTTGGCGCCACCCAAGGCCAGATCCTCAAGTAA
- the dnaG gene encoding DNA primase has product MIPDSFIQDLLARVDIVDLVDAYVPLKKAGANYAACCPFHNEKSPSFTVSPTKQFYHCFGCGAHGTAIGFVMEYQGVGFIDAVKELASRAGMQVPESEGRSFKDEKPGQTRTLIDIMARAAQYYKDQLKASPRAVEYCKKRGLSGEIAGRFGMGYAPDGWQNLQAVFPDYNAEELKLAGLVIENEAGRRYDRFRDRLMIPIINPKGDIIAFGGRIIDQGEPKYLNSPETPLFEKGRELFGLPQARQALRETDTAIVTEGYMDVIALAQNGVGNAVATLGTATTATHVNKLLRQVDRVVFCFDGDNAGRKAAWRALENSLEALADNKRLGFVFLPQDEDPDSYIRTNGKAEFDRLVLQAMPLSDFLLRELAQRCDLTSSEGKAQLIYEAKPLLLKLPTPLLRLQLVKRLAEASGFAQSEVERLCELKSFTPAAPPKSRRTAPSLTRNLLRIVLHMPQLAGKLPIDLLPDTPERAPLLRLHQLVSANGETSSYAGLREQLRGLPEEQMIENAAAELLGQHFDEAEAEEEFRDTLEKLQEGGQKRAFAELQAKAQQFGVAGLSAAEKQTYIQLLSGKQNRS; this is encoded by the coding sequence ATGATCCCGGATTCGTTCATCCAGGATTTGCTCGCCCGGGTCGACATCGTCGACCTGGTCGATGCTTACGTCCCGCTGAAAAAGGCCGGCGCCAACTATGCCGCCTGCTGCCCCTTCCACAACGAAAAATCACCGTCCTTCACGGTCAGCCCGACCAAGCAGTTCTATCACTGCTTCGGCTGCGGCGCCCACGGCACGGCCATCGGCTTCGTGATGGAGTATCAGGGCGTCGGCTTTATCGATGCCGTCAAGGAACTGGCCAGTCGCGCCGGCATGCAAGTGCCGGAAAGCGAAGGGCGCAGCTTCAAGGACGAAAAGCCCGGCCAGACGCGCACGCTGATCGACATCATGGCCCGCGCCGCGCAGTACTACAAGGATCAGCTCAAGGCCTCGCCGCGCGCCGTCGAATATTGCAAGAAACGCGGCCTGAGCGGCGAAATCGCCGGCCGCTTCGGCATGGGCTACGCACCGGACGGCTGGCAGAACCTGCAGGCCGTATTCCCCGATTACAACGCCGAAGAACTCAAGCTGGCCGGACTGGTCATCGAGAACGAGGCCGGCCGCCGCTACGACCGCTTCCGTGACCGGCTGATGATCCCAATCATCAACCCGAAAGGCGACATCATCGCCTTCGGCGGCCGGATCATCGACCAGGGCGAACCGAAATATCTGAACTCGCCGGAAACCCCGCTGTTTGAAAAGGGCCGCGAACTGTTCGGCCTGCCGCAAGCCCGGCAGGCGCTACGCGAAACCGATACGGCGATCGTCACCGAAGGCTACATGGACGTTATCGCGCTGGCCCAGAACGGCGTCGGCAATGCCGTCGCGACGCTCGGCACGGCGACCACGGCAACCCATGTCAACAAGCTGCTCCGTCAGGTCGACCGCGTGGTCTTCTGTTTCGACGGCGACAACGCCGGCCGCAAGGCAGCCTGGCGCGCCCTGGAAAACTCGCTGGAAGCACTGGCCGACAACAAGCGCCTCGGCTTCGTCTTTCTGCCCCAGGACGAAGATCCGGACAGCTACATTCGCACTAACGGCAAGGCCGAGTTCGACCGCCTGGTGCTGCAGGCCATGCCCCTCTCCGACTTTCTGCTGCGCGAACTCGCCCAGCGCTGCGACCTGACCAGCTCGGAAGGCAAGGCGCAGCTGATCTACGAAGCCAAGCCTCTGCTCCTCAAGCTACCGACGCCGCTGCTACGCCTACAACTGGTCAAGCGCCTGGCCGAGGCCAGCGGCTTCGCCCAGAGCGAAGTCGAGCGCCTCTGCGAACTGAAGTCCTTCACCCCAGCGGCCCCGCCCAAATCGCGGCGCACTGCGCCATCGCTGACCCGCAACCTGCTGCGCATCGTGCTGCACATGCCGCAACTAGCCGGCAAACTCCCCATCGACCTGCTGCCCGACACCCCGGAACGCGCCCCGCTGCTTCGCCTGCATCAACTGGTCAGCGCCAACGGCGAAACCAGCAGCTACGCCGGCCTGCGCGAACAACTGCGCGGACTACCGGAAGAGCAGATGATCGAAAACGCGGCAGCGGAACTTCTCGGCCAGCATTTTGACGAAGCGGAAGCCGAAGAGGAATTTCGCGACACCCTGGAGAAACTCCAGGAAGGCGGCCAGAAACGCGCCTTCGCCGAACTGCAGGCAAAAGCCCAGCAATTTGGCGTCGCCGGCCTGAGTGCGGCAGAAAAACAGACCTACATCCAGCTCCTCTCGGGGAAGCAAAATCGTAGCTAA
- the rpoD gene encoding RNA polymerase sigma factor RpoD, which produces MAKAKDTAKEAPKARISKAKEKAAEKALLDGAMAETPEPLDAEARKMRLKALIKLGKERGFLTYAEINDHLPDDVVDAESIEAIISTFSDMSIKVFDEAPAAEDLLMSDTAAAATDDEEAEEQAEQALSSVDSEFGRTTDPVRMYMREMGSVELLTREGEIEIAKRIEEGLKHMVQAISACPTTIDDILEMATKVEAEEMRIDELVDGLIDPNAVVAEPVAEVHEEAAAEEDEDADDEDSESAAAGAVSASLLQLKVDALERFAIIRELHSKMQKALSSKGSQDKTYLKMQQQVSDELMNIRFTSRSIEKLCDSVRGMVEQIRRSERKIQQICVDRVKIPRQQFIQSFPGNEVNLEWADAQIAAAPKTYVAILTRSAPDIKEQQKKLLALQDRIGISLKELKEINKQMSTGEAKARRAKREMTEANLRLVISIAKKYTNRGLQFLDLIQEGNIGLMKAVDKFEYRRGYKFSTYATWWIRQAITRSIADQARTIRIPVHMIETINKMNRISRQILQETGAEPDPATLAKKMDMPEDKIRKIMKISKEPISMETPIGDDDDSHLGDFIEDQSTLLPADAAMYSSLRGVTKEILDTLTTREAKVLRMRFGIEMNTDHTLEEVGKQFDVTRERIRQIEAKALRKLRHPSRSDKLRSFIDTNGS; this is translated from the coding sequence ATGGCTAAGGCAAAAGACACCGCTAAGGAAGCCCCGAAGGCTCGCATCAGCAAAGCCAAGGAAAAAGCTGCCGAAAAGGCGCTGCTCGATGGTGCAATGGCAGAAACCCCGGAGCCGCTCGACGCCGAGGCGCGCAAAATGCGCCTCAAGGCGCTGATCAAGCTTGGCAAGGAACGCGGTTTTCTCACTTACGCCGAAATCAACGATCACCTGCCCGACGACGTCGTCGATGCGGAAAGTATCGAAGCGATCATTTCGACCTTCAGCGACATGAGCATCAAGGTCTTCGACGAAGCCCCGGCTGCCGAAGACCTGCTGATGTCCGATACCGCTGCCGCCGCGACGGACGATGAAGAAGCCGAAGAGCAAGCCGAACAGGCGCTCTCCTCCGTCGATTCAGAATTTGGCCGGACCACCGACCCGGTCCGCATGTACATGCGTGAAATGGGCTCGGTCGAACTGCTGACCCGCGAAGGCGAAATCGAAATCGCCAAACGCATCGAAGAAGGCCTGAAGCACATGGTGCAGGCCATTTCCGCCTGCCCGACGACGATCGACGACATCCTCGAAATGGCGACCAAGGTCGAAGCCGAGGAAATGCGCATCGATGAACTGGTCGACGGCCTGATCGACCCGAACGCGGTTGTCGCCGAGCCGGTTGCCGAAGTGCATGAAGAAGCTGCCGCCGAAGAAGACGAGGATGCCGACGACGAAGACAGCGAAAGCGCCGCGGCCGGTGCCGTTTCGGCCTCCCTGCTGCAACTCAAGGTCGATGCGCTGGAGCGCTTTGCGATCATCCGGGAACTGCACAGCAAGATGCAAAAGGCATTGTCGAGCAAGGGTTCGCAGGACAAGACCTATCTGAAGATGCAGCAGCAGGTGTCCGACGAGCTGATGAACATCCGCTTCACCTCGCGCTCGATCGAAAAGCTGTGCGATAGCGTGCGCGGCATGGTCGAACAGATTCGCCGCTCGGAGCGCAAGATCCAGCAGATCTGCGTCGATCGCGTCAAGATTCCCCGCCAGCAGTTCATCCAGTCCTTCCCGGGCAATGAAGTCAATCTCGAATGGGCCGACGCCCAAATCGCTGCCGCACCGAAGACCTACGTCGCCATCCTGACCCGCAGCGCGCCGGACATCAAGGAACAACAGAAAAAACTGCTCGCCCTGCAGGATCGCATCGGCATCTCGCTGAAGGAACTGAAGGAAATCAACAAGCAGATGTCCACCGGCGAAGCCAAGGCTCGTCGCGCCAAGCGCGAAATGACCGAAGCCAACCTGCGCCTGGTCATCTCGATCGCCAAGAAATACACCAACCGCGGCCTGCAATTCCTCGACCTGATCCAGGAAGGCAACATCGGCCTGATGAAGGCGGTGGACAAGTTCGAATACCGTCGCGGCTACAAGTTCTCGACCTACGCCACGTGGTGGATCCGTCAGGCCATCACCCGCTCCATCGCCGACCAGGCACGGACCATCCGCATCCCGGTGCACATGATCGAAACGATCAACAAGATGAACCGGATCAGCCGCCAGATCCTGCAGGAAACGGGTGCCGAACCCGATCCTGCAACGCTGGCCAAGAAGATGGACATGCCGGAAGACAAGATCCGCAAAATCATGAAGATTTCCAAGGAACCGATCTCCATGGAAACCCCGATCGGCGACGACGACGACTCGCACCTCGGCGACTTCATCGAAGACCAGTCCACCCTGCTGCCGGCGGACGCGGCGATGTATTCCAGCCTGCGTGGCGTCACCAAGGAAATCCTCGACACGCTGACGACAAGGGAAGCCAAGGTCCTGCGCATGCGCTTTGGCATCGAAATGAACACCGATCACACGCTGGAAGAAGTCGGCAAGCAATTCGACGTCACCCGCGAGCGCATCCGCCAAATAGAAGCCAAGGCGCTGCGCAAGCTCCGCCACCCGAGCCGTTCCGACAAGCTGCGCAGCTTCATCGACACCAACGGCAGCTAA
- a CDS encoding BMC domain-containing protein — protein MLHAIGLVEYSSIAKGIEASDVMAKTAEVTILVSKAICPGKYIVLVGGDIASVKQSVQAAIALDGPNVVDHFLIPNIHPSVMPAIGGGNSIGKVLALGIIETFSVASTIEAADAAVKAAKVEPVRMHLAFGIGGKSYVVFTGDVADVEAGVRIGSEVAGDKGMLVQRVVIPRPHKQVIEHLM, from the coding sequence GTGTTACATGCAATCGGATTGGTGGAGTACTCGAGTATCGCCAAAGGCATCGAGGCGAGCGACGTGATGGCGAAGACCGCCGAGGTGACGATCCTCGTCTCGAAGGCGATCTGCCCGGGCAAATACATCGTGCTGGTCGGCGGCGACATCGCCTCGGTCAAGCAATCGGTACAGGCCGCCATCGCCCTCGACGGACCGAATGTCGTCGATCACTTCCTGATTCCGAATATCCATCCCTCGGTGATGCCGGCGATTGGCGGCGGTAATTCGATCGGCAAGGTTCTGGCGCTCGGCATCATCGAAACCTTCTCGGTCGCCTCGACCATCGAAGCGGCCGACGCGGCGGTCAAGGCCGCCAAGGTCGAGCCGGTGCGCATGCATCTGGCTTTCGGCATCGGCGGCAAGAGCTATGTCGTCTTCACCGGCGATGTTGCCGACGTCGAGGCCGGCGTTCGGATCGGTAGCGAAGTGGCCGGCGACAAGGGCATGCTGGTGCAGCGCGTCGTCATTCCCCGTCCGCACAAGCAGGTCATCGAACATCTGATGTAA